Part of the Zea mays cultivar B73 chromosome 4, Zm-B73-REFERENCE-NAM-5.0, whole genome shotgun sequence genome is shown below.
GTGCAGGTATCTCGCGTGACTCGATGCACAAGCGCCGAGCCACCGGTGGAAAGCAGAAGGCCTGGAGGAAGAAGCGAAAGTAATGACCGTTTCTCTTCCCTATGTTATTGACGGCTGGATTCACCTAGCTCTGCTTTTGTTCTGTAGTACGCTGCTGCTTGATTAGATCACCGGTCCTAACTTGTTAACTTTGCATGCCGATTCCCTGTGGATCGTGTAGTGGTTGCAGCGGTAATGCGGTATTAATTGGTCTTAGTTGTATCAAGGATTCAAATAATGTTTTTCTCTCTTGACATTATTAGTTGAACTCCGGTGATTTATGCTTGTCGCCCTTAATTGTGAGGTTACTGAGTATTGCCTAATAAAAAATTATCTGTGACTGTTAAAATTGTTTACCATGATGCTTCCAATGAAATGCCTGAGCCTTGACAGTTCATAAGCAATTGTATCTGTCAATTCTATGTATTTTTCAATTTTCTTGAAGGCAATTAGCCAATTTGAAGTTGGTGTTTCTCAGAATAGTCTTTTTTTATCACAACTAGTCCATTCTACGTGTTTGAGGCAGCACTAAAATTGTAGATCATTTGTGTGCAAGTTTCATCAAACTGAATTGGTGTCATCAGCTTGCTTAAAAGAGTTGTTTATCGACGTGGCTTTGTTGTGTCGCAGTACTATGCTAGGACTTACGTTCAGAGGTTTATTCTGCTTGTCATTTCTCTTGAAGGTATGAGCTTGGTCGCCAGCCAGCCAACACCAAGTTGTCAAGCAATAAGACGGTGAGGAGGGTCCGTGTTCGGGGAGGTAATGTGAAATGGAGGGCTCTTCGCCTTGATACTGGTAACTACTCATGGGGAAGTGAAGCTGTTACCCGCAAGACCCGTATCCTCGACGTGGTCTACAATGCATCAAACAATGAGCTTGTGAGGACACAAACCCTTGTGAAGAGTGCCATTGTGCAAGTTGATGCTGCCCCATTCAAGCAGTGGTACCTCACTCACTATGGAGTTGACATTGGTAGGAAGAAGAAAACCCCTGCTGCAAAGAAGGATAATGCTGAGGTATTCTTTCTTGGAACACAGCTTCTCACTATTTACCACTGAATGTTTTAGTAAGGTATTGGCTTCGTAGTTCATACATCATTTTTTGTAGCTGACAAATATAAGCTTGTTAGATAACTCTTCTTTTCAACCACGTGAATAGCTTGTTTCTGCACTAGCCTATTTTAGATTTCTCTATGAAAAAATGTAGAAGTTGATAATTTTTATCAATATATTTTGTTTACTTGAAGTATTTCCAGAAAGCAGATGTCAGTAGTTCATTACTTTTCATTTTCTTTACTCTAGTAGCTCATATGTTTCCTCTGGTGATTCATTTATTATTTGATATAATATCCATCCAGGGACAAGAGGTTGAGGCAGCAGCTGAGGAAACGAAAAAGAGCAACCATGTCACGAGGAAGCTTGAGAAGCGCAAGGAGGGACGTACCCTTGACCCACACATTGAGGAGCAATTTGGCAGTGGACGGTTGCTGGCATGCATTTCTTCCCGTCCTGGACAGTGTGGCCGAGCTGATGGGTACGAAATAATGGACCTCCACCAGACTTTCTTAGTATTTTTAGAGCAGCATATCTGTGTGTGTACTACAAACTTCTGTTGCTTAAATCATATGATGGTCGTTTTGATTTTAGATATCTTGTCATGCTATCCTTCTTGGCTTCAAGTTATCTCCTTGTTTCACCACCTATAACGTTACCTGCAGCTCCTTAGTAGCCTTGTCTTTTTATATAACAGGTACATCCTTGAGGGTAAAGAGCTTGAATTCTACATGAAGAAGCTacagaggaagaagggcaagagcgCTGTAGCTTAGAGCATTCTCATGGATTGTCTTGCACCGAAATGTGTGTCCTGATGAGTACACTTTTTTGGTTAGTCGTCTCAAGTTCAGAGCGTTATGCCATATTTTCAGACCTGATTTGTACACTGTTTTCTAAAAGCGATTGAGCTCTAGTCCAATTTGAGCAGGGTATGATTATTTGTTGATGAATTTGTTTGAAGCATAAGCCAGGGTTTTGAAAATCGTCGCCTACGACGCTTCTTGGCGCGCCTAGTCGCTAGGCCACGGCCTCTCGCCTGGACTAGGGGGGTAGGCGGGCCCCTAGGCGATTGGAGCGCCTAGGCGGCACCGGGCGGTGATTCCGCGGCGACTCAGCGGTGCCCAGGAGCTTAGGCGCACGCGAGCGGGAAAAGGGCGCGCGCGCAGGAGGGAAAAGGGCGGCGTGCGCGTgggatagggtttagggtttgcagTTGAAAAGTGCTTGCttgtttcttcagttcttctCCCTTCTCTCCTACGCACGGCTGACGCCAGAGACGCGGCTGCAGCTCCACCGGATAGGAGATGTAGCTTCTCTCCTGCACGTCGGACGTCGGACCTCTGCTTCTCTCCTCATGTTTGCTTCTCCGCCACTGCTTGCTTCTCTCCTGCACGGCTGAAACCCCTCCGTCGGACGCCAAAGACGCGGCTGCACTGCACTTGCACCCCCTTCGCTGCGACAGCGGACAACCCAAGGACTGTATGTTCCTCCTCCCCTGCAAGGACAAAGGACCTAATGTATGTCCACTGGTTCTTCCCTATTTTTTTATCTATAAATGTATATATTATTATATAAGTTTGGTAAAACGCCTGGACTAGTCCCTAGGCTAAGGGTCATTGCCTAGATTCCGCCTAGCGCCTAGCAAAACTTTGGCATAAGCACAGAAGCAGGGTATGATTATTTGTTGATGAATTTGTTTGAAGCATAAACGCAGAACATGTCGTAAAGAAAACCTTTTTCCGTAATATTAGCTTGTAAGATCGTCATGGCTTCACTGCATACATAATTTTCCCTTTTTAGGTGTCGCCCATTTTGTTTAATATGTGCATTGCGTAGGCTCAACTGAATGAAGCCATCCATGGTGTGAATATGGAAATATCCATAACATGATTTGGGACAAGGCATTTAGCGATATACGCTGTCATTAGTTTTAACATTTACTAAAGAATCATAGTTGTTTTCAATTGTAGTTTAAACTTGCAGACTGTATCGTTCTGATTGTAAAAACTATTGTGGATTCCTTCACTGGGCACATTTACGatattaagggctagtttggcacaTTTCTGatattaagggctagtttggaaacctcaATTTActaagggatttctattttcgtacgggaaaatgaactaattttccttggaaaaataTGAATCCTTTGAGAAAttggggttcccaaactagccctaatggTTATGTTTAGTTGCCTTAACCAAAGTGTGGGTCATAACTGTATGTTGTCCTTTGATGCTGCCATAGATGCTACGATAGTCAGATCTTTTGGTCTTCATGAAACAAAAGCAAACGCATGCGATGGCCAGAGGGAAGATTTACGAATAACAAAGGTATTTTTAAGGGGCAATTAGATTTCGGTATGTTTTTGGGCTTTTATATTTTTAGGAAGAGCCAGCAAGTCCACCAACAATTAACATAAAAACtcctccaacagttctctaaattAACTTCTTAAATTTAACAACTTTTTTTATCTAACCCCATTtcctctctacatttggcaaccatttacTAACTAcctaaacaaaaatgttgactgTATTATGTAGATACTGAAGGTGATCGTTGAAATTTGTGACATATTTTTTTATGTTGATAGATACAAAACAAAACTACTatctatatttagagaactattgtagaactcacattttttctattaaagttatttagcaacttcttaaatctgtgatttagagagctaaaatttacataactattggagtggCTCGATATAGAGATATTGGATGCACAAATATTAGAAATTGTTGGAGACTAACACGGAGGTGGATGGGGAGTTCTTTCCTATGGATCTAATCTAGTAGTTTCCTCTCTCGGTCGGTTTGCATCGGAAAGCAAGTTGAACCTTAGGGAGCACCGACACCGACGTCTTTGGCAACAAGCCCCCTTTTCATCCTTGTGGACCCATTCAGTACCAACTACTAATGCGCCGACTTGGACGCCATGCTGGACGTGATGGCTAGAAGCCTCTCTTGCCGCGTGGGGTGCATATGCCGGTGGTTAGAGTGTCGGCACCGAGGGAGATAAGGTTGTACCTGGCGTTAGCCGGCGACATGATCAAGCTCGAAATCATGGTCGTGTGGCCGGTTGCGCCATCGATGTCGTCGTCGTTAGCAACTAAACACCTCTTATCCTCTTGACATAAAAAATGTGGGAAATGGCCTTGGATTCGCGTGCGCGGGCTGTGGGACAGATCGAGGACGGAGGAGGCCAGGATAGGGGCATGCTGCAATGGTGGTGATGGAGGGTAGTGACAGCGCCAGTAAGATCACCATTGACGTATGTGTCATGGAGAAGGTCGAGATCTTGACTCTAGTCCATTgagtgttttttctttttcttcttggtgGTTCAAGGATTCTTGTGAACACGTGGATGCTAGATGTTTTGTATTCCTTTTTTGATTCTCCTGATTATTGATAATCAATTCGATTCACACCTAATTAAGGATGTAAAAAATCGTTGCCCAACTGAATCGGCACGCCTCCATCCAATAAGCGAGTTATAGACCTGTTTCGCTATCTGGTGGGTGGGTTGGCCCAATCATGTCTAGCCTCCAGCATGCAAAGGGCCATGAAACCAAGATAGCCTGTAACTGTTGTGCCGAGAGATGTTGCTGCTTGGCAAAGTATTGGCATGCTTCACACTTCCGAACGAGATATACTGCATCTTGATTAGCTGTTAGCCAGTAGAATCCAGCTCTAAAAGCTTTCCCGACTAATGTTCTTGACGCGACGTGAATGCCACACTGCCCAGCATGGATTTTCATCAGCAAGTTTCTACCTCGAGATATGTCAATTCACTTCATTAAGACTCCTGATGCGCTTGGCCTATACAATTCATTACCGATCACAATGTAGCAAACTGCCTGGCTAGTCACTtggcttcagcttcggcaacaacacattttaatttggcttcagCCAGTTGCTTTTGAAGGTTTTCAATCTCATTCCTTTGGATTTTATATTGAGCCTTGAAGTTAACTTCATctccctttactttgtccaccaatgtaagtaggattttgtctttttccaaagcttcgtttctcagcctgataacctctgttcgaaggttgttgagagcaatagtgcaactctcgtcttcagcattcttttgcgcccttaaggcgttgctaagtattaagccctatacgaaaagaatgaatggattaatataagaacaaaagactaattcaaaattcataaacttccaaatacacaattttcgtaccttcagactgttgtatgcaaggctatccgcaagatcgtccttcgtcatggcgcagaggccagcttcaagcttcgggaaccccatacttctggccatttcccggcagacggataattctttgttgtctaggaggcaatacaagaagtcatcttcatctataccattaaacactaaggccccttttgggtacttcagttctcgggcatagtgtttagcttcaaaaa
Proteins encoded:
- the LOC103654828 gene encoding 40S ribosomal protein S8: MGISRDSMHKRRATGGKQKAWRKKRKYELGRQPANTKLSSNKTVRRVRVRGGNVKWRALRLDTGNYSWGSEAVTRKTRILDVVYNASNNELVRTQTLVKSAIVQVDAAPFKQWYLTHYGVDIGRKKKTPAAKKDNAEGQEVEAAAEETKKSNHVTRKLEKRKEGRTLDPHIEEQFGSGRLLACISSRPGQCGRADGYILEGKELEFYMKKLQRKKGKSAVA